GAGATCATTGCCCCGTTGTTTAGAGAATGCGAGGAATTCTGCCGTGACTTCTGTGCAAACTGTATGTAGTCCCATGTCAGAGCTACCAGTATTACAACAACCATCCCGATAAAATCCAGTGACCGGGTCCATCGAGCAAGTTTCCAGTTCTGTACCAAGTACATTTTTGGCTTTTTTTTGATTCATTTTAAAACCGGTCAACCTCTCTATAGGCTTCAATGACAGCCATGTCACCTTTTTTACCAGGCTTGGAATTTCCGTGTTCCATTCCGATAATACCATCGAATCCTTTGGAATGGATATGTTTAAATACATTCAGATAATTGATTTCACCCGTACCTGGTTCTTTCCGTCCCGGATTATCTCCAGATTGGAAGTAACCAATTTCATCCCAGCAATTGTCGATGTTAACAATCAGAT
The Gimesia aquarii DNA segment above includes these coding regions:
- a CDS encoding DUF2237 family protein — translated: MNQKKAKNVLGTELETCSMDPVTGFYRDGCCNTGSSDMGLHTVCTEVTAEFLAFSKQRGNDLSTPHPQFDFPGLKPGDRWCLCVERWKEALEAGMAPRVVLEACHISTLEFVDLEDLEQYAIEA